In Argiope bruennichi chromosome X1, qqArgBrue1.1, whole genome shotgun sequence, the genomic stretch ccaaaattacagttgtaatcacaaagtagcattttgaatttcatttatgagttatgaatttaagtcatttaatgaatttaagtcATAAGTGCTTATGAAAGAACAgtccgacagacggtcaaccccatGAAAAATCCTGTTCCAAATTTGATCTGTATCTGCAGTTaagatactaaatctgtgtaccaaattttatgagtCTAGAAAtctttattctatagttactatgttaacttatattcatacagactttctctgaatggatttcgttcaaaatttgatagaaatctagaaatttggtgttaaagaccgtatactaaatttcatctgtttagctcaaagcgtttttgagttatcgtgttcacagagagACATAAAGCCAAAATGGAGATCTGAAACTTGAAGATTCGTTAAagtcttgagtttgaattttctgatgaatacaataattcctctatacttcgtatatgaaaaaataaaaactgttttctttcgGTTTCGCCGATTTTGATGATTTTGGAGTTAGTCTACTGAATTCgaccttaatttttattaactttgactctgtttttaatgaaataagattttttatttccaaccaacattttgataaaaaaaatcggtaatttttaatacaaaatgggCAGCTGATATACATTccgaaaattgaaaaatgaaatctttaattgaTAGTAGGCTTTATTCGACAAGTTCGAATAAATGTGTGTATCagctttattaaaaatgactgaattattaatttcttttcatgatgTTCATTTGCTAAATTATAAGTCTGTgtgaatgtaattaatttaaaatattagagattttaaaattaattatttttctaaccacttaaattcaaacttaacaaaactattattattttaacttttgagtTTATACGGGCTACTGGTTTTCTCCCTTTCCTCAGAGTGTAATTTTTGTAACTCTAATTGTCTCACGTTTAGCTATCGTATCATTTGAAAATCACACGCCTAATAAAAATGATTGATCGGTTATGTTTTGGGAAAATCACCTTCTCAAACTCATATTCACACTCTCTTATTCCGTATTGCTATCGGTGTGGAGAGGATACTGCTCAGGTTCGTGGTCTTGGTTATCTAATAGAACTGTAGGAAATAGAACTGATGGTCAGGtgtcagcttcggaaccggaaggtttcaggctCGAAactcaattccaccgaagaagcgTCGTTTAAACGGGACTGGTGCACATttaatccatcggggccaaatgtcctcccgctggtgaggtgtggagggggatgccagctcaggtgtcgtttaTATAATTGAACGGAATCCAATCAATAGAACTGTAAAATCATCTTCAGCATGACACTTTTTGCCTGGCATTATAGAAACGAAATGAAGCAGTGTTTTAAAGGACGTTCTCATCATCGCTTAGCCTCCGTTACATATATTTGCagctttgtttcatttttcttccacATATTATTTATGCTacgatttataatatatttgtataactttttttcccttttaacaTATACactattttgtttttttagtctTCCAATGACGGTAAATGCTACCTGTATATCAGAAAAGACACCAAAGAACCTTCTGAATTACCATGTTCGATAATCATATATTCATCCGGTGCAGCTACAATGTACGCTCTTGTGATGGCTATTTATCATGGATATGGAACCATTGTTGCTTCAAGGGAAAGTCATATTGGGTAAATTTggttgcttttctttctttctggatTAAAAGTAtggcaactgaaaaaaaattttatataataaatagaaagatttttttaattctacaagtAAGAATTCCTCTATGGCTAAAACGAAGGTATGCGCTGAACATATTTTAggtgaatttgaaatgaaaagttcgatattttttcttgcgtctttaattattcatattttgaaaaaaagaaaatttgaaattagttagttcaaatgtctcaaatatttatatctgTTAAGTacagatgctaaatttgtgtttCTTAAAATATGGGTTTTAATTTCAATTCGGATTTCGTTGCGGGTTGAGTGGATGTTTTGAGAAGTCTTAGATAactaataaaatctttattattttttatgcagatAATTGTGGAAACATTTGgattattttagcttttaaggTAAAATCGCATcatgtttaaattatatagtaCGTCATCATTGTAGTGAGTGATTTGAATAGTAACTAACAAAAATGAATGTCTTAGAAaggttgtatatatttttttcattaataaaattggcGTCATCGAAATAGCAGAAAAGAACtcgtaattaatttattatctgaattaattcatatatttaaggcAATGTTGGAAATGTTCCCCTtagaatattattgattatttgtcataaaattagacgaaatttattttactgaactttctttaaaatattcatatagcCTTTTAAATGTAGTGTTGTGTTTTACATATTATACGTCATAGAAAAGACATTTTGTTTCTCGGAAATGTTTTATTCCATTACTAGAAATATccattttgatgttattttaatcaaacttCAGTTTTTTTCGTTTAAATTGCAGTTTGCATGTAGAATCggatttttaacataaattgaaAACTAGACTTTATGGTTTTCTTGCAGACGATTTATGTAAGGAAGTTATATCTgtgtacttatttttaaatagttatattgttacggaatGTTGGTCCAGTGAGTGGACGGTAAAAAATCCAAGTAGCTCGATAACGAATAACGACagtttattctttagaaaaatcgAAACGCACGTAGCAATACACTGCTGAAACATTCACAAAGGCAGTACCTGTAGATATCAACAGCACATTAGCATGCCACCAATCACTAATTATATAGCAACTGCGCTGGAAGTAAAATAACTGGAGAACTCGTTCTACGATCATCTACGAAAAGATTTCACTCGATTGACTGGTTTTAGCTCTCTCTCGAGTTTTTATAGCCACCAGAGCAGGCTATCAAATTCTCTTGAAAAATTCCGTATTTTGgcttttatctaaaatattaaaaaaaaaaaaatcttgtaaatttttGCATTCTAGGACAATTTTTATCGCCAAGACCAGGGGATCATTGACCACATTCGTTCCACAAGaactaaaatatctaaaaaactcTTTCCCTTGCTAAGAGACTGCACAAGGGACAATATTAAGATTCATTACAATATAACATcctaatatctaaaaatttgatttcaagaaatttctaCCCATATAATAAATCCTTGcatcataaaatattgatttaaatattttttttaaaatttattttaaaaatatcttcttaaagATTACATGCACTAATTTTGAATTCCAATGTTTGCTTTGGCCAAAAATTTAACtaccatttaataatattaatataagagAATGAGaaaaacaatacatatttttaatgaaagatactattttgaaaagtttaattttttcctttcttgtttTTTATGTAGGAGAACTATGTGGGTTATGCCATGGCTGCTTATTAATTCTTTTGCTGTGGTCATGATATTTATTTGTGCCTGTGTATACTCTATTGGATTTCATATAACTTGTTCATTCGATAAAGAATTTGCGTTTACTGGGTAtgtattaatgattttaagagcaaattatactaattttaattcatcattgtTTAATTTGGTTgcctttatgaaaatattttgtcatcCTAGCTaatctttctattttattaatgtcTTTTATAGTATTagtaattgattaatattaattattttaataaaaatattattgtttggtgagaattaaaataaatctaataatctaTTGCCCaactaaatacataaaaaataaaatatttttataatcattgtaaTGCATCTAAATAACtccataaataagaaatataatatttttaaaattgcagcaTCTCCCTAGCCACcattactaaaaatattcatcaatgcAAGTTGTCTTCATattatttgttagaaatctgttgataataattagAGAGAATTCTGTTAGTTACATTAAGAACCATGAGTTTCATGATTCAAATTTTCACAATCAGTGTGTTTTTTATACTATATGGCTTTAACACTTTCTGcttgttacaattttaaaaactttaacatGAATTATTAACTTAGCTGCTAAGACATTGTTAAATTTAAGGatttaatatactaatttaatattaattaatttaagcaatAACAAATGtgaaattggtttttaaaattatttttatagttataattttaaatttatttatttatttacttattggaAACTTATGCAGAAGTATAATTGGTATATAAAGTGTTTTTGtaacttttgtttaaattaccttatttcataattgtaaataaagaattctgtAATTGACTTTTTACATCTTTCTAAAATACTAGACCTCTGAAGTTTTGTTCATGTGTGTATGTTCTTGATGACAATagattgctttaatattttcagaacttaattatcagttaatcaaagaattttatgaaatta encodes the following:
- the LOC129959110 gene encoding uncharacterized protein LOC129959110, which translates into the protein MANIHCQLLFATILYGLVFVGSIIVISSLAYAKSSNDGKCYLYIRKDTKEPSELPCSIIIYSSGAATMYALVMAIYHGYGTIVASRESHIGRTMWVMPWLLINSFAVVMIFICACVYSIGFHITCSFDKEFAFTGCEKFPDYKTKFVCEISGWINLLLWSCLVAIEGVRLARNRRARSREVYVDPSASDVVSIGNIVPTA